A stretch of the Macrobrachium nipponense isolate FS-2020 chromosome 23, ASM1510439v2, whole genome shotgun sequence genome encodes the following:
- the LOC135199713 gene encoding cytochrome P450 2L1-like isoform X3, producing the protein MIFEIVLFLSLVLILRHWLTRPKGLPPGPLVYPIFGSGLTFQMKKVEYYQKKYGDVFMLEFAGVKLLYICDYKLMKDGLGRTEFSDRPNLEGFHFLTDGRESGRRYDLHDEEVCDFIKIMKRLQEDAFGFFILETCPILKKILPKYVINKFFRMEILDHTVAAAKKLFGKTIEARKAELDINHAENVIDEYLIQMNDKTEIAEFFNEEDLMTVIFDLFSAGFETTSNVLRWMILYAAKYPDVQKRVQEQIDEVVPRGEFPTNQHKSRLPLLEAFIHEVLRVSSLLPYGVLHATGADTHLAGYLVPKGTLVFAVSGFSHQDPRYWESPQKFKIERFLDEEGKFIPHKEGFTPFSIGKRNCLGESLARMELSIFSAALFQNFTFSPLEGREIDLTPQNAPLVNLAQDQGILISARN; encoded by the exons ATGATTTTCGAAATcgttctcttcctctccctcgtTCTCATCCTTCGCCATTGGCTCACGAGACCCAAGGGATTGCCtccag GTCCTCTTGTGTATCCGATTTTTGGCTCCGGTTTGACTTTCCAGATGAAGAAAGTAGAGTACTACCAGAAGAAATATGGAGACGTCTTCAT GTTAGAATTTGCTGGAGTGAAACTTCTCTACATCTGTGACTACAAACTGATGAAGGATGGCCTGGGAAGGACTGAGTTTTCGGATCGTCCAAATTTAGAAGGATTCCACTTCCTGACCGACGGGAGGGAATCAG GTCGGAGGTATGACTTACACGACGAGGAGGTCTGCGATTTCATCAAGATCATGAAAAGGCTCCAGGAAGATGCTTTTGGGTTTTTCATCCTCGAGACTTGCCCTATCTTGAAGAAGATTCTCCCAAAATATGTCATCAACAAATTCTTCCGAATGGAAATTCTGGATCACACTGTGGCTGCTGCAAAGAAGCTGTTTGGG aaAACGATAGAAGCCAGGAAGGCCGAGCTAGACATCAACCACGCAGAGAATGTGATCGATGAGTACCTCATTCAGATGAACGACAAAACAGAAATAGCAGAGTTCTTCAATG AGGAAGACTTGATGACGGTCATCTTTGACCTGTTCAGTGCCGGTTTCGAGACGACCTCCAACGTACTCAGGTGGATGATACTCTATGCAGCCAAGTACCCGGATGTCCAGAAGAGAGTTCAGGAGCAAATTGACGAAGTGGTTCCTCGTGGGGAGTTTCCCACCAACCAACACAAGTCACG GTTACCTTTGCTGGAAGCCTTCATCCACGAGGTCCTTCGAGTGAGCTCCCTCTTGCCCTACGGTGTACTTCACGCCACTGGTGCAGATACCCACCTAGCAGGATACCTCGTGCCAAAG GGCACGTTAGTCTTCGCCGTAAGTGGATTTTCCCATCAGGATCCACGCTACTGGGAGAGTCCTCAGAAGTTTAAGATCGAAAGGTTCCTGGATGAGGAAGGAAAGTTCATTCCCCACAAGGAAGGATTCACTCCATTTTCGATAG GCAAAAGGAATTGCTTGGGAGAATCTCTGGCCAGGATGGAATTGAGCATCTTCTCGGCGGCGCTGTTCCAGAACTTCACTTTCTCACCGCTAGAGGGACGGGAGATAGACCTTACTCCCCAAAATGCACCCTTGGTGAATTTAGCGCAGGACCAGGGCATTCTCATATCCGCCAGGAACTGA
- the LOC135199713 gene encoding cytochrome P450 2L1-like isoform X1, translated as MIFEIVLFLSLVLILRHWLTRPKGLPPGPLVYPIFGSGLTFQMKKVEYYQKKYGDVFMLEFAGVKLLYICDYKLMKDGLGRTEFSDRPNLEGFHFLTDGRESGVIMSNGQRWVKARRFLLRNLRDLGMGKSRLDDAIVHEARYLIEDFQHYAGNPSKFPESLNIGVLNVVWQMVAGRRYDLHDEEVCDFIKIMKRLQEDAFGFFILETCPILKKILPKYVINKFFRMEILDHTVAAAKKLFGKTIEARKAELDINHAENVIDEYLIQMNDKTEIAEFFNEEDLMTVIFDLFSAGFETTSNVLRWMILYAAKYPDVQKRVQEQIDEVVPRGEFPTNQHKSRLPLLEAFIHEVLRVSSLLPYGVLHATGADTHLAGYLVPKGTLVFAVSGFSHQDPRYWESPQKFKIERFLDEEGKFIPHKEGFTPFSIGKRNCLGESLARMELSIFSAALFQNFTFSPLEGREIDLTPQNAPLVNLAQDQGILISARN; from the exons ATGATTTTCGAAATcgttctcttcctctccctcgtTCTCATCCTTCGCCATTGGCTCACGAGACCCAAGGGATTGCCtccag GTCCTCTTGTGTATCCGATTTTTGGCTCCGGTTTGACTTTCCAGATGAAGAAAGTAGAGTACTACCAGAAGAAATATGGAGACGTCTTCAT GTTAGAATTTGCTGGAGTGAAACTTCTCTACATCTGTGACTACAAACTGATGAAGGATGGCCTGGGAAGGACTGAGTTTTCGGATCGTCCAAATTTAGAAGGATTCCACTTCCTGACCGACGGGAGGGAATCAG GAGTGATCATGAGCAATGGTCAAAGGTGGGTCAAAGCCCGACGGTTCCTCCTCAGGAACCTGAGAGATTTGGGCATGGGCAAATCAAGACTTGACGATGCCATCGTCCATGAGGCCCGATATCTGATCGAGGACTTCCAGCACTACGCTGGAAACCCTTCCAAGTTTCCAGAATCTTTGAATATCGGTGTTCTCAATGTAGTCTGGCAAATGGTTGCAG GTCGGAGGTATGACTTACACGACGAGGAGGTCTGCGATTTCATCAAGATCATGAAAAGGCTCCAGGAAGATGCTTTTGGGTTTTTCATCCTCGAGACTTGCCCTATCTTGAAGAAGATTCTCCCAAAATATGTCATCAACAAATTCTTCCGAATGGAAATTCTGGATCACACTGTGGCTGCTGCAAAGAAGCTGTTTGGG aaAACGATAGAAGCCAGGAAGGCCGAGCTAGACATCAACCACGCAGAGAATGTGATCGATGAGTACCTCATTCAGATGAACGACAAAACAGAAATAGCAGAGTTCTTCAATG AGGAAGACTTGATGACGGTCATCTTTGACCTGTTCAGTGCCGGTTTCGAGACGACCTCCAACGTACTCAGGTGGATGATACTCTATGCAGCCAAGTACCCGGATGTCCAGAAGAGAGTTCAGGAGCAAATTGACGAAGTGGTTCCTCGTGGGGAGTTTCCCACCAACCAACACAAGTCACG GTTACCTTTGCTGGAAGCCTTCATCCACGAGGTCCTTCGAGTGAGCTCCCTCTTGCCCTACGGTGTACTTCACGCCACTGGTGCAGATACCCACCTAGCAGGATACCTCGTGCCAAAG GGCACGTTAGTCTTCGCCGTAAGTGGATTTTCCCATCAGGATCCACGCTACTGGGAGAGTCCTCAGAAGTTTAAGATCGAAAGGTTCCTGGATGAGGAAGGAAAGTTCATTCCCCACAAGGAAGGATTCACTCCATTTTCGATAG GCAAAAGGAATTGCTTGGGAGAATCTCTGGCCAGGATGGAATTGAGCATCTTCTCGGCGGCGCTGTTCCAGAACTTCACTTTCTCACCGCTAGAGGGACGGGAGATAGACCTTACTCCCCAAAATGCACCCTTGGTGAATTTAGCGCAGGACCAGGGCATTCTCATATCCGCCAGGAACTGA
- the LOC135199713 gene encoding cytochrome P450 2L1-like isoform X2: MKKVEYYQKKYGDVFMLEFAGVKLLYICDYKLMKDGLGRTEFSDRPNLEGFHFLTDGRESGVIMSNGQRWVKARRFLLRNLRDLGMGKSRLDDAIVHEARYLIEDFQHYAGNPSKFPESLNIGVLNVVWQMVAGRRYDLHDEEVCDFIKIMKRLQEDAFGFFILETCPILKKILPKYVINKFFRMEILDHTVAAAKKLFGKTIEARKAELDINHAENVIDEYLIQMNDKTEIAEFFNEEDLMTVIFDLFSAGFETTSNVLRWMILYAAKYPDVQKRVQEQIDEVVPRGEFPTNQHKSRLPLLEAFIHEVLRVSSLLPYGVLHATGADTHLAGYLVPKGTLVFAVSGFSHQDPRYWESPQKFKIERFLDEEGKFIPHKEGFTPFSIGKRNCLGESLARMELSIFSAALFQNFTFSPLEGREIDLTPQNAPLVNLAQDQGILISARN; this comes from the exons ATGAAGAAAGTAGAGTACTACCAGAAGAAATATGGAGACGTCTTCAT GTTAGAATTTGCTGGAGTGAAACTTCTCTACATCTGTGACTACAAACTGATGAAGGATGGCCTGGGAAGGACTGAGTTTTCGGATCGTCCAAATTTAGAAGGATTCCACTTCCTGACCGACGGGAGGGAATCAG GAGTGATCATGAGCAATGGTCAAAGGTGGGTCAAAGCCCGACGGTTCCTCCTCAGGAACCTGAGAGATTTGGGCATGGGCAAATCAAGACTTGACGATGCCATCGTCCATGAGGCCCGATATCTGATCGAGGACTTCCAGCACTACGCTGGAAACCCTTCCAAGTTTCCAGAATCTTTGAATATCGGTGTTCTCAATGTAGTCTGGCAAATGGTTGCAG GTCGGAGGTATGACTTACACGACGAGGAGGTCTGCGATTTCATCAAGATCATGAAAAGGCTCCAGGAAGATGCTTTTGGGTTTTTCATCCTCGAGACTTGCCCTATCTTGAAGAAGATTCTCCCAAAATATGTCATCAACAAATTCTTCCGAATGGAAATTCTGGATCACACTGTGGCTGCTGCAAAGAAGCTGTTTGGG aaAACGATAGAAGCCAGGAAGGCCGAGCTAGACATCAACCACGCAGAGAATGTGATCGATGAGTACCTCATTCAGATGAACGACAAAACAGAAATAGCAGAGTTCTTCAATG AGGAAGACTTGATGACGGTCATCTTTGACCTGTTCAGTGCCGGTTTCGAGACGACCTCCAACGTACTCAGGTGGATGATACTCTATGCAGCCAAGTACCCGGATGTCCAGAAGAGAGTTCAGGAGCAAATTGACGAAGTGGTTCCTCGTGGGGAGTTTCCCACCAACCAACACAAGTCACG GTTACCTTTGCTGGAAGCCTTCATCCACGAGGTCCTTCGAGTGAGCTCCCTCTTGCCCTACGGTGTACTTCACGCCACTGGTGCAGATACCCACCTAGCAGGATACCTCGTGCCAAAG GGCACGTTAGTCTTCGCCGTAAGTGGATTTTCCCATCAGGATCCACGCTACTGGGAGAGTCCTCAGAAGTTTAAGATCGAAAGGTTCCTGGATGAGGAAGGAAAGTTCATTCCCCACAAGGAAGGATTCACTCCATTTTCGATAG GCAAAAGGAATTGCTTGGGAGAATCTCTGGCCAGGATGGAATTGAGCATCTTCTCGGCGGCGCTGTTCCAGAACTTCACTTTCTCACCGCTAGAGGGACGGGAGATAGACCTTACTCCCCAAAATGCACCCTTGGTGAATTTAGCGCAGGACCAGGGCATTCTCATATCCGCCAGGAACTGA